The window ATGATGGATGTTTAGTTTTTAGTTATGGGCACAGAAATGTATGCACTCTCTGTCTATtcaatctcttttctctctgttgcCTCCTGTCTTTCAACTcacctctttctcgctctctttgtcaAATTAACAGATAGTTCTTCCCCCTACTTGTGATCAGAGCAGACATGAGGGGTGTAGGAAAGTTCTGTGTTTCTGTCTAATAGTTCTGTGCAGATTAAAACTcaaatttctctctctcccgtgtctgtcctctcttccttctcGTCCTCCATCGTCTCTCCTCTAGGTAAGGGGAAACGACCGTACTCTGGAGACTGAGAAGGTACCCCGGGCTCCTCACGACCGGAAGAAGGAGTGGCAGAAACTGGCACTGGGGGCGGAGCTAGCTGAGGACGACTCTGAGGAGGCCTTGAAAGAAAGAGAGGCTAACGGCTCTGCCACCTACCATGACAGGTCTGGGTGAGTGTGCATGTGCGCTTCCTTGTATCTTCGTACATGGAGCATTGTGGAATGCTATTAAccttttagggatagggggcagcattttcacttttggattaatagcatgcccagagtgaactgcctcctactctgttccagatgctaatatatgcatattattattagtattggaaagaaaacactctgaggtttctaatattgtttgaatgatgtctgtgagtataacagaactcaaatggcaggtgaaaacctgagaaaaatccaaccaggaagtgggacatctgaggtttgtagtttttcaaagcttggcctaccgaatacacattgagatatggatgaggttgtacttcctagggcttccactagatgccaactatcttttgaaacttgaattaggattctactataaaggaggggctcatgagacctctttgagtcagtggtctggcagagagccttggtctcatgacgcacgctcccgacagagttacctctcgttccagagCTTCTCTGAAGACAAattaattctccggttggaacattattgatttttgttttatgttaaaaacatcctaacgattgattccatacatcgtttgacatgtttctaaaggactgtaacggaacatttcgagtttttgtctggatgaaatgctctcgcctcatgaagatggattactgggctgaacacgctaacaacaagtggctatttggacataaattatggaacaaatcaggcatttattgtcgaactgggattcctgggaatgCCTTCtcttgaagatcatcaaaggtaagtgaatatttatggcgtcgtttctaactttgttgattccaaaatggcggatattcctctggctgttttgggttctgagcgccgttctcagattatgctttttccgtaaagtttttttgaaatctgacacagcggttgcattaaggagatgtctatctttaattctgtgaataacactagtatattttatcaatgtttattatgagtatttatgcaaaatcaccggatgttttggaatcaaaacattactgcacgtaaggctccaatgtaaactgagatttttggatataaatatgcacattatcgaacaaaacatacatgtatggtgtaacatgatgtcttatgagtgtcatctgatgaagatcatcaaactttagtgattcatttgatctatatttctccTTTTTGTGAcacctatctttggctggaaaaatggctgtgtgttttttcaacttggcggtgatctaacataatcatatgttctgctttagctgtaaagcatttttgaattcggacacgatgggtagattaactgtcacgttcgtcataacgaggagaccaaggcgcagcgtgatatgaatacattcttctttcaTGAAAATGAAGAACACTTCACTTCACTccacagacaataacccacaaaatacccaatgaatatggctacctaaatatggtccccaatcagagacaacgataaacagctgcctctgattgagaaccaaactCGGCAACCATAGCCATAAAAACACCTAGACTGGggaccccataaacatacaaaaaccctagactggccaaaaacacatatatcaccctcgtcacaccctgacctaaccaaaataataaagaaaacaaagataactaaggtcagggtgtgacagtaccaccacccccccccaaggtgcggactcccggccgcaaacctaaacctatatgggagggtctgggtgggtttctaacctcggtggcggctctggttctggacgccgccCCCCTTCTTTACTCTGAGTCCGCCCTTGTAGCACCGACCCATGGATCATCGAccgaggctctggactgcagatccTCGCCATAGGCCACGGGctgtggatcatcgccggatgttctggactgggggaccgttgctggagaccccgggctggggagcGTCgttggagaccccggactgtggcctggactgtggcccgtcgttagaggttccggactgtggcctgtcgttggaggttccggactgtggcccgtcgttggaggttccggtctaTGAACTGTCGTTGGAGGTTCTGGTCTAtgaactgtcgccggacgctctggactgggttctgtcgccggacgctctggactgggtgctgtcgccggacgctctgaaCTGGGtgctgtcgccggacgctctggactgggtgcTGTCgctggacgctctggactgggtactgtcgccggacgctctggactgctggggggcactgtaggcctggtgcgtggtgccggcactggtgataccgggctggggacacggaCCTCAGGACGAGTGCGAGaagcaggaacagggcgtactggaccctggaggcgcactgtaggcctggtgcgtgttgccggaactggtggtaccgggctggtgacacgcacctcagggcgagtgcggggaggaggaacagggcgtactggactgccgTGGTGCACTAtagacctggtgcgtggagccggcactggtggtaccaggctagtgacacgcacctcagggcgagtgcgaggaggacgaacagggcgtactgggctctggaggtgcacaggaagcctggtgcgtggtgttggcactggtggtactggctgatgacacgcacctcagggcgagtgcggggaagaGGCACAGTATACACTGGACCATGGAGACGCATTGGAGATATAGAACATAGAGCTGACTCAATACGTCCTGGTTGGATGACCATTCTAGCCTGGCatatgcgaggagctggaatagagcgcaccgggctagaatagcgcactggagacaccgtgcgcatctctgcataacacagtgcctctcgggcttccgtgctagccgtgtaccctCATATCGTCGCCGTTCCTCCTGTGCTTTCTCCACCTGCtaccatggcagggtcttgtcccctgccattacctcctcccaggtccaggatgtcctccactcctctttctccaaGAATTCCGCTCCTTTttggcacgctgcttggtccttttttggtgggttattctgtcacgttcgtcaaaccgaggagaccaaggcgcagcgtgatatgaatacattcttctttaatgaAAACGAAGAACACTtcaacaaactatacaaaacaacaaaacgcaCGTGAAGCTATATATAACGAGTGCTTGACATGCAACTaaccatagacaataacccacaaaatacccaatgaatatggctacctaaatatggtccccaatcagagacaacgataaacagctgcctctgattgagaaccaatctagtcaatcatagacataaaaacacctagactggaaaaaccctagacaggcaaaaacacatatatcaccctcgtcacaccctgacctaaccaaaataataaagaaaacaaagataactaaggtcaggatgtgacattaacaagatgtttatctttcatttgctgtattggacttgttaatgtgtgaaagttacatatggccttttcagcggaatgttgtcgagttCCGCTAGCGGAAAGGTTAAACCCTAGAAAGGTTCAACCCTAGAAAGGTTAAACCTCAACGCTACTCTATATGGAGCATTtgtgaccccccctccccctttttgtGTCTCCCTCAGAGCTCCTTTGCATATGGAGTGGGTGTGTCCCACTCtaactcttccccctctctctctcagagctccTATGTACTTGGAAGGGATGGACGGGCCGTTCTCCCTAGCAGCGCTGCCCTACAGTCAAATGAACGAGCTGCTGAACCGTCCTGGGGACAGAATGTACACGCGACCCCACGACCCCCCACCACTGCCCCCAATGCACCCTCTGGGAGACATCAAACCCCCCTCCATGATCAGGTGGgtgacacacagacaaacacacaagaggcagacacagacacacacacactctctggctTTGACTCTGAGGACGCTTTTCACTCTGAGGACGCTATTCAAGTGAAtacaaatttttaaaaatgtttccaCTTCAGTTCTTTTCCAGTTCAGTTCTTTTCTCTGCTTTGTTGCTCCGTTCTCTGAGCcaattgtgttgtgttttgttctGGTTAACTCTAATGATGGGATGCGAGCAGCTGCAGATGTGTTTCCCATCCCCAGAATTTTCTTATCCGAGCGTgggcagaggaaaagagggaaatatgaacacatggatggatggatgggatgggatgggatgggaggaagCGGGGATAGTGGATCGAAGGTGAGGACAGATGGAGCAGTGGAGGGGATCTATAAGGTGTTAAGGCTAGCGAGGGCCGAGGCAGACGTTTTCCCTGTAGAGCTAACACAGTCCTCACTCTTCCAATCTCTGGAGgaatcagagaagagagagggaataagtttctctctctcttgctctttctatctacccctctctcctttttctctctctgctatctcccCCCATCTCTTATTTTGCTCTATCCCCTCCGCATCTCTCATTTTGTTCTCTCTCCAAATTATTGTTGTGTTTCAATCTTTCTTTTGCCTTTTCTCTAGTTCTGTATAGACCATGCATGTCAGACTAATGTATCTAGATAGGTTTGACGCACACAGTGTTTGGATGACTAGACATCAGTTATGTAATGCTTAGCATGACAAGTAAGTGTTAGTCAGGGACAGGAAGAGATTGgatagatgtggagagagagaacatgtcagGAGAAATTACCTCaatgagagtgaaagagacagagcgagcgagagaacctGTAGTACACTCACCCTTTGCGTTGACCTTTTGTTTTCAGCCCAGACGTATTGACTCtagatcagtgtttcccaaccctggtccttgagtacccccaacagtacacattttttttgtatccctggacaagcacacctgattctacttgtcaactaatcatcaagccctcaataaGTTAAAGGAGATGTGTTTGCCAAGGGCTACAGCGAAACTGTGTATTGTTGGGGGTACTCAAGGATCAGGGTTGGGAAACACCGCTCTAGATGGCACCGGACATAACACAGTACAGCTTTCTCCTTCTTGCTTTACTTTCCATCTCCCTGTTATCTCCACTAGATTTTCTTCCATTTCTTCTTCCATTTCTCTCTTGCCCCCCCAACCTGATTATAAGTTAGCTTCCGGGTAACAGTACCTCTttctctttgtttgtctctctctttctgtctctccctctctctcctcagctccaGTTCAGGTTTTTCAGACAGCAGACCCCAGTCTCCAGCACAGATGCATGGCTTCAATTccaacacccctccccctccacctccccccttgcctcctccacctccccccttGCCTTCCATGTCCAGCTCTGGCCCACGGggcacccctcctccccctatccctccttTACCAGTCCATCAGCAGACCCCGGCCATCCCCCTCCCCCGCCCCCTCCAGATTGCCCCTGGTGTCCTCCACCCTGCCCCTCCTCCCGTggctcctcccctccacctctcctccccggCACGCCTCCAACAGATCCTGGACAAGGGCCCGCCCCTCACCAATCAGATGGCACTGTACTGCccccgccccctcctcctcctctgcccctcccAGGAGCACGGATCTCCTCCCCCTGCCCGCCAGGCCCGCCCCCCGTGCCTTCCTTCCTGTCAGGTGCCGTGGGGTCCCCAGCCTCTCACTCCAGTGGGAAGAAACATTCTGCCAGCCTGCCGCCCATCAGTGACGCACGCAGCGTCTTATTGGAGGCCATCCGCAAAGGTGGGTGGGGCCTCAGTGTATCAGCCAGTAGATCTGGGTATTGGGGTAATATGGTAGCGTCCGAAGCTCAATGTGCGTGGTCATTGGACAGTTTTATAACAGAAAAAAGCTGTTCCATTCTGTCTTATAGGTTGCAGAATCTAAAGTGGTGTTCCTTTTAAAGGGAACTAGCTAGCACTTTGTCTTGTCCTTGATgctgaggacagagaaagagttgGACTtatgtgatctctctctctctgcccccaccccactccctccttccccctcccttttTGCCTCCCTCCCCCCAGGTATCCAGCTCAGGAAggtggaggagcagagggagcagGAGGCGGCCAAACACGCGCGTGTGGGGAACGACGTGGCCACCATCCTGTCCCGACGCATCGCCGTCGAGTACTCCGACTCGGAGGATGAGTCCGAGTTCGACGAGGGAGACTGGATGGAGTGaacgagatggagggagaggagaaaagaaggGGACAGAGGGCAAAACTGTCACTCAACTGTACCCCGTTTCGAGACGTCAGAAGTTTGTCCTTACAACTGCTCTCCTGTCAGTCCTGTTTTACTTCCCTTTCATGcactactctacacctctctctatctctctctctctctctctctctctctctctctgtcaattacTGTTCTTCTATGTGTGTTCAGATGAAAAGCTCCACGTCAGTTGTATGTTCCATGTGTTCTGGTCGGGTTATGTTTTTGTACTCATTTTTCTACACTACTGCACATCGTTCAGTTGCTGTCATGTTATTTTCCTTCTTTATCCTCCAATATTATGAAATCCTCCTCGTGTACAGTTGTTTCAAAAATAACCTTTTAAAGAAAaaagttttgttttgttttcctgtTTGTTTCTCGCTGTTCAGTATTAGCGTAACAAAGTGGGCATGACACTTCTGTCCTTAGTTCTGTCCTGCCTCCTGGTGGGCCAAAGTGGAGATGAATGGATTCTGTATTTTATTATCTCTTCTTGGAGTTTCTTTTCTAACAGAAAAACACATGCAGTTTTTAAATGGGCCAGTTGTTGCCAATATGAACTACTTGAAGGATGGTAGCCATCCTGTATACCAGTCGGCTGTGGTTATTTGCTGATGTGATTTATTGGAGTtgttctgtgttttatatcatcCGGATTTGACTTATCACCTTAGAACAAGGAAAATATTGTGATGATGATATGTTATGTGATGATTGTTGTCTGATTCTGATGATGAAGATAAAGAAGAATTATGGTGAGATATTAGAATAATCAGAACCACTTAACAGTAGTGTCCCACTGGGAACACACAGGtttaatcaacgttgtttccacttaatttcaatgaaattatgttgaaccaacgtggaacaGATGTTGAGTTAACGTCTTTGCTCAGTGGGGTCTGAGCAATAGGAACCACTTTTAGAAGGCAGATTATTTCCTGGGTTCCCTCTCTGTGTCAACTAACGAGAAGCCTTACCTCGTTTGACTCTAGAACACTAAataagggctctattcagtctgtatcgctgaagcgttacagattgtGCAATACACATTTAAAgataatttccgattgagccgacaggTGCTGCGTTTACTGTGAATGCGGTCTCTGTTAACTTGGGAAaattgcctttacatttcaatcacgctgtaatgCTGATCTTCAGCGATACacattgaatagagccctaaacaGTTACTATGAAGAATTTAAATGAATTAACGCCATTAGTCTACCCGTGTTTCTGCTGCCAAGGGGGTGGGGCCATGATGAGAAAGAAGGATTCATCTGCCTTTACGGCTCCCTTTGAAGATGCCTGCAGTCCTTTTCTTTCTTTTGTTCTTTCTTCTACTTGccttattgtttgtacagacatATCGTTGAGTTGATGAATGTATTGTGCTGTTACTACTTTTTGCCTGTTCTGGTATGAATTAACTGTTTCTATGTttggggagtgggagagaggaaaatGAACCCTGGGTTCAAACAATATGCTGTATAACATGTAACTGTTGACTGTAACAGTTTGCTTGAGTTAATAAAAGCTAATGTTATGTTTCAGgagttgttgttgtgtgttttatTAATGTGACTTTTAACTATTAAGCTTTTATTATTAAACCTCATCCACTTTAATGGGATTTCTTCAACATTCTAAAGCTCCCATTGTTAAAAACTCACATTCTTAGCTGTGACTTCCAAAAGTTTTTTCCATAGTTTGCGTGAGTTAACACATCAACTGCATTTACCACTTTCCCAACAAGTTATACAACAACTTAGTGTATGAAATCTTAGTCTACTTCTCTGATATTGAAATCTGAAGAAAAACAATATTCAACCAATCGAACAATACAGCTGTTTTAGTAACCGCATCAActacattttttacttttttaaacaaatacaGTTTTGACCACTTTCCCAAAAAGTTAGACAAAAATGTTGAGCAAATGAAATTTTAGTATACTTATCTGCTATTCAAATCTGAAATCGGAACAAAAATAATTTCTACCAATCATGGTGTTTTCGCAatgcattattttttttattttttttaaataacacattTTGACCACTTTCCCAACAAACTTATGAAAGAATATGGTCTAATTATCTGGTATCATATATAAACTCATATAAGACATGGAACattttgtagaattgcagggtATTCACTTTAAAATTGCAACATTATCTCTCAATTTAAATccgattttattggtcacatacacgtgtttagccaATGTTATTGTGCAGTAatttctaacaagtaatatctaacaatttcacaagaaTACactcaatacacacaaatctaagcaaaggaatggaattaagaatatatcaatatttggacgagcaatgtcactGCGGcgtagactaagatacagtacaacagaatagaatacagtatatacatatgagatgggtaatgcaaaatatgtaaacattattaaggtgactagtgttccattattaaattggccagtgatttcaagtctatgcatatagggcagcagcctctagcGTGCTAGTGATTGCTATTTAAcagcctgatggccttgagataaacgcagcaaaaaaataaacattactTTTTCacgaccctgtctttcaaagaaaattcgtaaaaatccaaataatttcacagatcttaattgtaaagggtttaaacacagtttcccatgcttcttcaatgaaccataaacatttaatgaacatgcacctgtggaactgtcattaagacactaacagcttacagacagtaggcaattaaggtcacagttattaaaacttgggacactaaagaggcctttctagtgactctgaaaaacaccaaaataaagatgcacagggtccctgctcatctgcgtgaatgtgccttaggcatgctgtaaggaggcatgaggactgcagatgtggccagggcaataaagtgcaatgtctgtactgtgagacgcctaagacagtgctacagggagacaggatggacagctgatcgtcctcacagtggcagaccacgtgtaacaacacctgcacaggatcggtgcatccgaacatcacacctgcgggacaggtacaggatggcaacaacaactgcccgagttacaccagcaacgcacaatccctccatcagtgctcagactgtccgcaataggttgagagaggctggactgagggcttgtaggtctgttgtaaggcaggtcctcaccagacatcaccattaacaacgttgcctatgggcacaaacccaccgtcgctggaccagacaggactggcaaagtcTGACGAGTCGCGGTGATGattgcgtttatcgttgaaggaatgagcgatacactgaggcctgtattctggagcgggatcgatttggaggtggaaggtccgtcatggtctggggcggt is drawn from Oncorhynchus tshawytscha isolate Ot180627B linkage group LG05, Otsh_v2.0, whole genome shotgun sequence and contains these coding sequences:
- the LOC112232986 gene encoding LOW QUALITY PROTEIN: wiskott-Aldrich syndrome protein family member 1-like (The sequence of the model RefSeq protein was modified relative to this genomic sequence to represent the inferred CDS: inserted 1 base in 1 codon), translated to MPLVKRSIEPRHLCHTVLPRGIKNELECVTNVSLANVIRQLSSLSKYAEDLFGELFNEAHSFSFRVNSLQERVDRLSISVTQLDPKEEELSLQDITMRKAFRSSTIQDQQLFSRQSLPIPLQETFDLCEQPPPLNILTPYRDDGKEGLKFYTNPSYFFDLWREKMLQDTEDKRKEKRKQKLQDPGMYDQVYRYLDLPGQVRGNDRTLETEKVPRAPHDRKKEWQKLALGAELAEDDSEEALKEREANGSATYHDRSGAPMYLEGMDGPFSLAALPYSQMNELLNRPGDRMYTRPHDPPPLPPMHPLGDIKPPSMISSSSGFSDSRPQSPAQMHGFNSNTPPPPPPPLPPPPPPLPSMSSSGPRGTPPPPIPPLPVHQQTPAIPLPRPLQIAPGVLHPAPPPVAPPLHLSSPARLQQILDKXPAPHQSDGTVLPPPPPPPLPLPGARISSPCPPGPPPVPSFLSGAVGSPASHSSGKKHSASLPPISDARSVLLEAIRKGIQLRKVEEQREQEAAKHARVGNDVATILSRRIAVEYSDSEDESEFDEGDWME